From the genome of Gryllotalpicola protaetiae:
AGGTGGCGTTCTCGCTCTTCAACGCGACGCTGCTGTACTACATCACGATGCTCGTCGGGCAGCCGCAGCTGTTCGCGACCATCGTTCCGGTGCTCGCGATCGTCGTCGGCGTCTCGTCGTATCCGCTGGTGAACTGGCTCGCACGCCGCGTCGGGAAGCGCCCGCTGATGGTCGCCGCCTGCGTCACGTACGTCGTCATCTACTTCGCGATCTACCTGTACCGCTACACGCTCGAGGGCGCCGTGCCCGGCGCGCTGTTCGCGATCCTGATCGGCCTGCTCATCGGCGTTCCGATCTCGATCACCAACATCATCCCGCCGGCGGCCTTCGCCGATCTCACCCAGTTCGACACCATTCGAACGGGGCAGAACCGTGCGGGCATGTTCTTCGCCGCGCGGAACTTCGTGACCTCGCTCAGCCAGACGGTGGTCCTGCTGGTCGTTCCGGGGCTGATCTCGCTCGGATCGACGGACGGGAGGGCGACCGTCGACGGCGTGCAGCTCACCGCGCTCGTCTCAGGTGTCTTCATCGCCGCCGCGCTCGCGCTGTTCGCGTTCTACGACGACCGCGAGGTCATCGCGGCGATTGAGCGGCACACCGAGGAATCCGTGCCTATCTTGACCGTATGAGCAGCGGGCACCGGCACTCCCACGCGCATTCCGAGGTGTCGGCCTCGCGGTTGCGGCTGGCCCGCGGAGCGGCGATCGCGATCGTGGGGGTCATCGCACTGTGCGGGCTGGCTGCCGTGTTCGGCGTGCTGCACTGGTGGCCGGACGGGCAGCGCATCGACAGCGTGCGCGGCGAGGTGCCGTTCGCGGTGAGCGGCGCGAAGGTCGTGCACGGCGACATGCTCACCGTCGAGCTCGCGTGCTCGGGCGACGCCAGCACCGCGGCGGTGTGCGGCGACTCATCCGTGCACGTACTCGACGGGCCGAACGCGGGCCGCACCATGAAGATCAGCCTGACCCCGGACATCATCGCGACCGGCATCGAGCCGGGCGACCGGGTGCTGCTGCTGGACTCGACCGACGTCAAGGGCGACTCGAAGCTGCCGCTCTCGTACTACCGCGCCGACCGCGGGTCGTCGATGCTGTGGTTCGCGATCCTGTTCGCGGTCGTCGTGGTGCTGGTCGCCTGGCGACGCGGCGTCATGGCCCTCGTCAGCCTGGGGTTCGCCGGCGTGGCCGTCGTCGGCTTCCTCTTGCCCGCGCTGCTGAGCGGGCAGCCGGCCGTGCCCGTGACGCTCGCCGCCTCGGTGCTCATTTTGATCGTGATGCTGTACCTCACCCACGGCTTCTCGATGCGCACCTCGGTCGCGCTCACCGGCGCACTGGTGGGCGTCGGGCTCTCGACGCTGTTCGCGTGGTCCGCAGTCACGGGCTGGCGGCTCGCCGACGTGGGCGACGAGCAAGCCGGGCTGCTGCTCGCGAACGCGCCCTGGGTCGACGTGCAGCAGCTCGTCGTGGCCTCCGTCATCCTGGCCGGCCTCGGGACGCTGAACGACGTGACGGTGACCCAGGCGTCCGCGCTCTGGGAGCTGCGCGACGCGTCGCCCGGAATGACCAGGTGGGAGCTGTTCTGGCGCGCGATGCGCATCGGCCGCGACCATGTCGCGTCGACGGTCTACACGCTCGTGTTCGCCTACCTCGGCACGGCGCTCGTGCTGATCGTGGCCGTGCAGCTGTTCGGGGGCACGGCCGGTGACTTCCTCACCGCTGAGGACGTCGCGCAGGAGATCGTGCGCGCCCTCGTCGGCGGCCTCGCACTGGTGCTGGCGATGCCCGTCACGACCGCGATCGGCGCGCTCGTGGTCGCGGGGGCGGTGACGAGGTCGGACACCGGGGGAGGGGGTCGCGTCGCCGCGTCGCGCGCAGAGGGGCGTGCGGGCGTCCCTCGGGTCACCATCGAGCGCACCGCCGCCTCGGACGACCCGTTGCGTCTGCCCGACAACCCCTGGGCCCCCGACTGACGTTACTGCGGGCCCTTGGGAGGTTTGGTCATCAGTTGAGAACGGATGCCTGAGCGAGCAGTTCCTCGTTGAGCGGGGTGAGGTCGACCGGCCGCGTCGGCGGCAGTTCGAGGGCGGCTGGGTCGATGGGCATGGTTCAGCTCGCGGGCGTGGCCGACGGAGTCGGGACCGGCGTGGGGGTGGGGGCGGAGGCGCCCGGCGTCATGGTCTCGCTCGCCGGCGCGAGCGGCCCGAGCTGCGGGAACGGCGGGTACTGCACGGCCGCCTTCGTCGGCAACGGGTAGATCGACCACCCGGTCGCCCCGCTGCCGAGCGGGTTCGGGGTGACCGTGAAGCTCTCGCCATAGTGGTTCTGAGCGCCGTAGTCGGGGTAGGTCTCATCCGGCGCGGTGATCAGCTGCTTCCCATCCTGGTCGTAGAGCCGCACGTTCTGCAGCAGCTTGCCGTCGGAGTCGTATGCGTAGATGTTGTAGACCTGGCGGCCGTTGTCGAACATGCCGTCGCTGGAGGTGGGCACGCTCGTCATCTCGTCGACGCTGGACTGCGACCAGGTCGCGTTGATCGCGAACGTCAACACCGGCAGTAGCGCGACGGCGGCGACGATGCTGATCAGAAGGAGCAGGCCGCGTGCCCAGCGACCACGCATCCAACGCCCCCGCCCCCACTGCACGCTGATCAGCACGAGGCCGAGCAATAGGAGCCACGGCCAGAAGTTGAAGTCCGAGGCGTGGCTGATCGGCAGGAATCCGTAACTCTGGTCCCACAACAGG
Proteins encoded in this window:
- a CDS encoding HAAS signaling domain-containing protein codes for the protein MITADGTRESVHEFAQAVRDALSDLPADEIDELTDGLEADLFERAAEGGGTDAFGDPVVYAAELRTSAGLPERPAQPRRFTPAEQFGASAAAKWKAAVSAVRGNAFGAWLIDLAVALRPVWWVLRGWVVWQVVTILLWDQSYGFLPISHASDFNFWPWLLLLGLVLISVQWGRGRWMRGRWARGLLLLISIVAAVALLPVLTFAINATWSQSSVDEMTSVPTSSDGMFDNGRQVYNIYAYDSDGKLLQNVRLYDQDGKQLITAPDETYPDYGAQNHYGESFTVTPNPLGSGATGWSIYPLPTKAAVQYPPFPQLGPLAPASETMTPGASAPTPTPVPTPSATPAS
- a CDS encoding YibE/F family protein; the protein is MSSGHRHSHAHSEVSASRLRLARGAAIAIVGVIALCGLAAVFGVLHWWPDGQRIDSVRGEVPFAVSGAKVVHGDMLTVELACSGDASTAAVCGDSSVHVLDGPNAGRTMKISLTPDIIATGIEPGDRVLLLDSTDVKGDSKLPLSYYRADRGSSMLWFAILFAVVVVLVAWRRGVMALVSLGFAGVAVVGFLLPALLSGQPAVPVTLAASVLILIVMLYLTHGFSMRTSVALTGALVGVGLSTLFAWSAVTGWRLADVGDEQAGLLLANAPWVDVQQLVVASVILAGLGTLNDVTVTQASALWELRDASPGMTRWELFWRAMRIGRDHVASTVYTLVFAYLGTALVLIVAVQLFGGTAGDFLTAEDVAQEIVRALVGGLALVLAMPVTTAIGALVVAGAVTRSDTGGGGRVAASRAEGRAGVPRVTIERTAASDDPLRLPDNPWAPD